Part of the Pseudoalteromonas aliena SW19 genome, CATATTCATTTACTTGCCCTGAAAATACGTTTAAAGAAATCAACGGTGCATATTCACCACTTAATGACGCACACTTCTTTGGTAACGTAATTTTTAACATGTACAACGATTGGATTGGTTCGCCACCACTTTCATTTCAACTACAAATGCGAGTGCATTATAGCAGCAACTATGAGAATGCATTTTGGGATGGTCGTGCAATGACATTTGGCGATGGTCTAAATACGTTCTATCCACTCGTGAGTTTAGATGTGTCTGCTCATGAGGTGAGCCATGGCTTTACTGAGCAAAACTCTGGCTTAGTTTATAGTGGAAAATCAGGCGGCTTAAACGAGGCTTTTTCTGACATGGCGGGTGAAGCTGCTGAATTTTACATGAAGGGCAGTAATGATTGGTTAGTCGGAAAAGAGATATTTAAGGGCAATGGCGCATTGCGCTATATGAACAATCCGACACAAGATGGGCGCTCAATAGACAATCAAAGTAGTTATTCTTCAGGAATGGATGTGCATTATAGCTCAGGAGTATTTAATAAAGCGTTTTATAACTTAGCAACAACACCAGGTTGGGATACGAAAAAAGCATTTTTAGTCATGGCGCGTGCAAATCAACAATATTGGACAGCAAGTACAAACTGGGATCTTGCCGGTAATGGGGTTATGGATGCAGCCTGTGACTTAAATTATGAGCCAAATGACGTAAAAGCGGCATTAAGTGCTGTTGGTGTTACCTCTAGTTTGAGTGCTGGTAGTTCGTGTGATTCAGTGCCTCCAATTGAAGACGAAGCACTCTCAAATGGCGTACCACGTCCTGACATCAGTGGCTCAGCGAAACAGCAAATATTCTTTACACTTGATGTTCCTGCAGGTGCGAGTAATTTAGCATTTACCACGTCAGGTGGAACAGGTGATGCTGATTTATATGTACAATTTGCGACTAAGCCAACGCTTACTAGCTTTGATTGTAAAAGCACAACTTCAACCAGTAACGAAAGCTGCTCTATTAGTAATGCTCAAGCGGGTACTTATTATGTAATGGTTGAGGCGTGGGATCAAATTTCAGGAGTCTCGTTACTTGGTAGTTTTGATGGCGATACGGGTGGCACAACACCAATCAATCGAACTGAAGAAAATGTGAGTGTCAATGCTGGAAACTGGACTCGATTTACTCAAAATTTGAGTGCAGGCTACAGCTCACTTAATGTTTCAATTGCAGGAGGCAGTGGTGACGCTGATTTATATGTAAACTTTGGAACAGAGTCGGGTACAAATGCTTACGTTTGTCGCCCTTATAAAAATGGCAATAACGAAAGTTGTACTATCGATAATCCACAAGCGGGAACTTGGCATATCGATTTACAAGGTTTTCGCACTGCAAGTGGTGTAACGCTAAATATTAAAGCGAACTAAATTCATTCCTGGGGAGCATCCGCTCCCTTTTTTATCTTAGTAATGTCACTTTCTATGAATATAGCTCGATTTAAAAGGAATCAATTTATGAAACATTTACTAAATGTCGCGTTAGTTAGCGCCAGTACCTTAATTGTTCAACCACTGTATGCACAAGACAACGAAAATATTTGGGTGACAATAGATCCTATTGCAGCAAAACATTACCAGCAGACTCAAAAAACAGTAAGCAAATCACGTGAATCATTAAGTATGCGTACAACTGAATTAGATACGGTTAACTTTTTGCAGGTAAAGCCCGAAAATATAGCAGGCCTGAGTGAATTTATGCATGATAATTACCACCGGTGCGGTGGTTTTGTAGCGCATGAATCGCTTGATGAAGCTAAGCAATACACGCAGCAACTAGCTGCTGTTCAAAATCAAAGTGCTTTGGCTTTTAACTATAGTATTGATAACGCGCAAACAACACAGCAACTAATAAATAGTGTCAGCCCAAATAATTTAACAAATACTGTTAATTCAATGAGCAACTTCTACAACCGCTACTATACAGCTCAAACAGGAATAGATGCATCACAATGGCTAAAAAACTATTGGCAACAATTAGCCACAAATCGCAGTGATATTAGCGTTGAATACTTTACACATAGTTGGGCGCAATCTTCAATTATAGTCACAATACCTGGGGATGAAAAAGCGGATGAGATTGTTGTTATAGGTGGACATTTAGATTCGATTAACCAATCAAATCCAACAAATGGACGCTCTCCAGGTGCGGATGATAATGCCTCAGGTATTGCTGTATTATCAGAAGTGCTAAGAGCAATTGTCGATAATAACTACAAGCCACAAAGAACAATTCATATAATGGGGTTTGCAGCTGAAGAGGTGGGTTTAAGAGGGTCAAAGGCGATTGCCTCTGCATATAAATCACAAGGCAAAAATGTTGTAGGTATGGTGCAGTTTGATATGACGGGCAACAACGGCAGCAATGAAGACATTGTGATGATGACTGATTACACGACCAATGCTCAAAATCAATTTTTGGGTCAGCTTATTGATACTTATTTGCCTTCTATTAGCTACGGTTTTGATCAATGTGGATATGGATGTTCGGATCACGCATCTTGGTATCAACAGGGGTTTACAGCATCGATGCCATTTGAATCAAAAATGGCCGATATAAATCGATTAATTCACACTGTTAACGACACTAACTTTGACGCTGATCATGCGAGTAAATTTGCAAAATTAGCTGTGAGTTATGCATCTGAAATGGCAAAAAATGCAGGTGACGTAGTACCACCAATCGATAACGAACTACAAAATGGTGTTGCAGTGTCTGGTATCACTGAAAATGCAAAAGCGGAACGTGTGTACACATTAAAAGTACCCAGTAATGCAACTAATTTAAACTTCGCTACATCAGGTGGTACGGGGGATGCCGATTTATACGTTAAGTTTAATTCAGCTCCGACACTCACTAGTTTTGACTGTAAAAGCACAACGTCTTCAAGTAATGAGCGTTGTGAAATAAGTAATGCTCAAACGGGAGTTTATTATGTCATGGTCCAAGCATGGGATGCGATTACTAATGTTTCTCTGACTGGTAGCTATAATGAAGGTAGTGGACTTGAGCCAATCAATCGGGTAGAAAATAATGTTTCTGTAACAGCAAACAATTGGGCTCGATACACACAAGATCTTGATGCAGGATATTCAGCATTAACGGTTAATATGAGCGGCGGTAGTGGGGATGCGGATTTGTACTTAAATTTTGCAAGCCCATCAACAGAGTCTGTATATCAATGTAGACCTTTTAAAAATGGCAATACCGAAACCTGTCGTATCGATAACCCGCAAGCGGGTACATGGTACATAGATTTAAAGGGCTATAGTTCAGCAAGTGGAATTACCTTATCTATTAACGCACAATAATAATTAGTAGGGGGCAATGCCCCTTTATTATATAACTTAATTACTTGCCCTTGATGTTTAGCTTACGTAAAATCGCGCTATTATTTCTTGTAAAGTGATTGGTATTATCAAACAAC contains:
- a CDS encoding M28 family metallopeptidase, which translates into the protein MKHLLNVALVSASTLIVQPLYAQDNENIWVTIDPIAAKHYQQTQKTVSKSRESLSMRTTELDTVNFLQVKPENIAGLSEFMHDNYHRCGGFVAHESLDEAKQYTQQLAAVQNQSALAFNYSIDNAQTTQQLINSVSPNNLTNTVNSMSNFYNRYYTAQTGIDASQWLKNYWQQLATNRSDISVEYFTHSWAQSSIIVTIPGDEKADEIVVIGGHLDSINQSNPTNGRSPGADDNASGIAVLSEVLRAIVDNNYKPQRTIHIMGFAAEEVGLRGSKAIASAYKSQGKNVVGMVQFDMTGNNGSNEDIVMMTDYTTNAQNQFLGQLIDTYLPSISYGFDQCGYGCSDHASWYQQGFTASMPFESKMADINRLIHTVNDTNFDADHASKFAKLAVSYASEMAKNAGDVVPPIDNELQNGVAVSGITENAKAERVYTLKVPSNATNLNFATSGGTGDADLYVKFNSAPTLTSFDCKSTTSSSNERCEISNAQTGVYYVMVQAWDAITNVSLTGSYNEGSGLEPINRVENNVSVTANNWARYTQDLDAGYSALTVNMSGGSGDADLYLNFASPSTESVYQCRPFKNGNTETCRIDNPQAGTWYIDLKGYSSASGITLSINAQ
- a CDS encoding M4 family metallopeptidase, whose product is MKLSKITIATLAAFTLMQASSAVAANKKYLNEHVNTNNTLSASTATPDQLVGLEAGNKLVVIKEIKSNNGDTTRLFQQVYNGLPVIGDRVSLTFNSNGQFKHAHGAAVYDISSDINTVIPKINKQLAVAKGLQKSPQALHSVGLEKHDEKSQLAIWVDEQGKAHLVYEVSYVTYGSNPSRPYQIIDANSGELLFSLDNLQHADATGPGGNLKTGKYIYGTDFASLDVTQSGNNCTMSNSNVKTINLNGGTSGTSAYSFTCPENTFKEINGAYSPLNDAHFFGNVIFNMYNDWIGSPPLSFQLQMRVHYSSNYENAFWDGRAMTFGDGLNTFYPLVSLDVSAHEVSHGFTEQNSGLVYSGKSGGLNEAFSDMAGEAAEFYMKGSNDWLVGKEIFKGNGALRYMNNPTQDGRSIDNQSSYSSGMDVHYSSGVFNKAFYNLATTPGWDTKKAFLVMARANQQYWTASTNWDLAGNGVMDAACDLNYEPNDVKAALSAVGVTSSLSAGSSCDSVPPIEDEALSNGVPRPDISGSAKQQIFFTLDVPAGASNLAFTTSGGTGDADLYVQFATKPTLTSFDCKSTTSTSNESCSISNAQAGTYYVMVEAWDQISGVSLLGSFDGDTGGTTPINRTEENVSVNAGNWTRFTQNLSAGYSSLNVSIAGGSGDADLYVNFGTESGTNAYVCRPYKNGNNESCTIDNPQAGTWHIDLQGFRTASGVTLNIKAN